A stretch of the Actinomyces qiguomingii genome encodes the following:
- the hpt gene encoding hypoxanthine phosphoribosyltransferase yields the protein MDAADMGQDLQQVLITEEEINQRLEEMAAQIDADYAGRDLLLVGVLKGAVYVMADLSRRLHRSVPMDWMAVSSYGSGTKSSGVVRILKDLDADVTGRHVLVVEDIIDSGLTLSWLLGNLSSRGAASVEIAALLRKPEAAKVEVDVKYVGFDIPTEFVVGYGLDYAEKYRNLSFIGTLRPEVYGG from the coding sequence TCACCGAGGAGGAGATCAACCAGCGCCTGGAGGAGATGGCCGCCCAGATCGACGCCGACTACGCCGGCCGCGATCTGCTGCTGGTGGGTGTGCTCAAGGGGGCCGTCTACGTGATGGCCGATTTGTCGCGCCGCCTGCACCGCTCGGTGCCGATGGACTGGATGGCGGTGTCCTCCTACGGCTCGGGCACCAAGTCCAGCGGTGTGGTGCGCATTCTAAAGGATTTGGATGCCGATGTGACCGGCAGGCACGTGCTGGTGGTGGAGGACATTATCGATTCGGGCCTGACCCTGTCCTGGCTGCTGGGCAATTTGTCCAGTCGGGGTGCGGCCAGCGTGGAGATCGCCGCCCTGCTGCGCAAGCCGGAGGCCGCCAAGGTGGAGGTGGATGTCAAATACGTCGGCTTCGACATTCCCACCGAGTTCGTGGTCGGCTACGGACTGGATTATGCGGAGAAGTACCGCAACCTGTCGTTCATCGGCACATTGCGCCCGGAGGTCTACGGGGGCTGA